The DNA region AGAgtgtggtattgatcttctcatctgactccagcaagaaaacaaataaacatttctacCGAATCGTCAAATTGTTCCTTTATCCCTTAAAAAAAGGATGGAGGAATTTCAAATGGGGGCTGATgaaatattctgttttaatatattatttttatttaccagGTGTTGGGGTTGGTGGTGGGCCTGAGTGGAATCTACCTGCTGATGAAGTACAGAcagagcagcatatttttctctcacagCTACATCACCCTGCCAGCTGTCTTCGCTCTCACCAGCGCTGCGTTCCTCTTGGCCAGCGGTTTCCTCGGCTCCCTGCTGAGCCTCAGGGATTCCACCTTTCTGCAGGGACTGGTGAggttgtgtgtgtcagtgtgggaATCTGTATGTACATCAGTGTTTTGACTGTtcataataaaatgttttcttctccAGTTTGTTTATCTGCTAGTTTTGGTCTTTTGTCTGGAAAGTACGGCTTCAGCGTTGGCTTATTTTCACTCTACAAAGGTATAAAAGTTACACAAACAAATCACATGCTGGACAATTGTGCTTAAATGACAAAGCAGATTATTCTGGAATAATTGCATGTTTATACGTTCTTTGTGTCTATACTGCCTTTTTGTTTAGCTGGATTCAGAGATAGCTCCCCTCAGTGGAGTGTTTCAGAAATACACAGGCAGCAGCCAGGACCCCAACTCTCGAGCTGTGGATGCTACACAAGAAGAGGTGTGTGTTCAGTCATAACTCATGTGAATTGGGTTGCAAAGGCATCCAGATGCCCCCAAGCATGTTTGTATCTTGTGtgcaaaatgtgtaaaaatgatgTAGCATTTCAAAAAAGTCACATGAAAGTcctgcgactacttcactcagagcagctgtcaatcacagccgtcaatcatgacgtctcactcCCGTTTTATAGCATTAAAAtgactaattaaaaccaaacctaTCAGAATAAATAACACTTGAAAATACATCAGCGCGATAAGAACttcctaaaatgacagaaactatctttgggaaaaatgtatttgatgtgtactttgactttttcgtTTGactcatgtcccatccgctaacatagagggggcgggatttatgacctatactgcagccagccaccagggggcgatcaagatgttttggcttcacttttgggaagctgtcatgtcgtccatctttatagtCTAAGAATACAAGCAGCAACAACTGTAGCTAAGTGGTGTGTTCAGTATTCAAGTGACTATAGCACTTCCTCTAAAGACCACTAGAATCCGTCTTAGGAAATCTCTCATCTTCCCTTGATGGcaattgggattttttttttctccattaagAGGATATTTAGGCTTAAAGAAGGGTATTTATCTTGTTTGACAGTTTAATTGTTGTAGTTAGCCCTCATTTGCTCCACCTCATCTCCACAAAATCATCCATTCAAAAGCGGTGCCATCACAATAATCCACGTTAACTGAAGATCAATATTTTGGAAGTGATGGATATTTTGTCCTTTGGTACCCGTTAGTTGCAGTGTTGTGGTATCCATGACTACAGGGACTGGATGGAAACCTCCTGGTTTAACCGCACTGGAGGACTCTGGGTTCCTCACAGCTGCTGCAACTCTACTTTCCCCTCCTGCAACGGCACTGTGGACCAGCCCTTGCAGCTTTACACAAAGGTAGACATGTGCATCCATAAATTCAACActta from Sebastes umbrosus isolate fSebUmb1 chromosome 16, fSebUmb1.pri, whole genome shotgun sequence includes:
- the tspan37 gene encoding tetraspanin 37, producing MSDRRRKTLKTILQLTCQLLWVLGLVVGLSGIYLLMKYRQSSIFFSHSYITLPAVFALTSAAFLLASGFLGSLLSLRDSTFLQGLFVYLLVLVFCLESTASALAYFHSTKLDSEIAPLSGVFQKYTGSSQDPNSRAVDATQEELQCCGIHDYRDWMETSWFNRTGGLWVPHSCCNSTFPSCNGTVDQPLQLYTKGCQVKLEMSLQFVLSFIIWGSPLVFLVEVVLFVNVAQLMRDQPLMDYQVLGKN